In a single window of the Vibrio celticus genome:
- a CDS encoding hydantoinase/oxoprolinase N-terminal domain-containing protein: MTNITLDYCRLGIDVGGTNTDGVLLDADLNVIAKVKTATTHDISTGIDNAITALLNQADIDGQQVKHAMLGTTQCTNAIVERKGLDRVGMIRLALPSGDSVPPLCGWSKAWQTLLGEHFYQAHGGYEYDGQLIADIQESEIRELCQKMKGQVDSIAICGVFSPVNGDQELQAAEWIQQELPGVNLSLSHKVGSLGLLERENATILNAALQGTAKRFVDGFCNALINHEIHTTPYFGQNDGTLMSQQFALMYPILTVACGPTNSIRGASHLTKLKDAIVVDVGGTTSDIGVLTHGYPRESSLAVEIGEVRTNFRMPDILALAIGGGTKVRFEQERIELGPESVGHTLTQTARSFGGDELTLTDIALKTGQMQWQAEHQLSNDIGVSAEQASKVYQQMVTDVEEGIDKMKTSAASVPVIMVGGGSALFPDHFEGVSQVVRPEHFEVANAIGVALGEISGQFDKIVPIDPASREETLKGLEEQSKQLAIEAGACSDNVAIIERSEIPLSYLQGNMVHVKIKAAGHIKMA, from the coding sequence ATGACAAACATTACGCTTGATTACTGCCGTTTGGGCATTGACGTAGGTGGCACCAATACCGACGGTGTGCTGCTCGACGCAGACTTAAATGTGATTGCCAAAGTAAAAACCGCAACCACACATGACATTTCAACTGGCATTGATAACGCGATTACTGCGCTATTAAACCAAGCAGACATTGATGGTCAGCAAGTGAAACATGCGATGCTTGGTACCACTCAATGCACCAACGCAATCGTTGAACGAAAAGGCTTAGATAGAGTCGGCATGATTCGCTTAGCGCTTCCCAGTGGTGATAGTGTTCCGCCACTCTGTGGTTGGAGCAAAGCTTGGCAAACACTGCTTGGGGAGCACTTCTACCAAGCTCACGGCGGCTATGAATACGACGGCCAGTTGATTGCCGATATTCAAGAATCTGAGATCCGCGAGCTTTGCCAGAAAATGAAAGGCCAAGTGGATTCTATTGCTATCTGCGGTGTGTTCTCTCCCGTCAATGGCGACCAGGAGCTTCAAGCAGCAGAGTGGATTCAACAAGAACTTCCGGGGGTGAACCTTTCGTTATCCCATAAAGTGGGCAGCTTAGGGCTTTTAGAACGCGAGAACGCCACTATCCTCAATGCGGCTCTGCAAGGTACAGCAAAACGATTCGTAGACGGCTTTTGTAATGCACTCATCAATCATGAAATCCACACCACACCTTATTTCGGTCAGAACGACGGCACACTGATGTCGCAGCAATTCGCATTGATGTACCCGATTCTTACCGTGGCTTGTGGCCCAACAAACTCGATTCGCGGAGCAAGCCACCTGACCAAGTTAAAAGATGCAATCGTGGTCGATGTGGGTGGCACTACGTCTGATATCGGCGTGCTGACTCACGGTTACCCAAGAGAGTCGAGCTTAGCGGTAGAGATTGGCGAAGTGAGAACCAACTTCCGCATGCCTGATATTTTGGCGTTAGCCATTGGTGGCGGCACCAAGGTTCGTTTTGAGCAAGAACGTATCGAACTAGGCCCTGAAAGTGTTGGTCACACTCTAACGCAAACGGCGCGTAGCTTTGGTGGTGATGAACTTACGCTCACCGATATTGCACTCAAAACAGGTCAAATGCAGTGGCAGGCAGAGCATCAATTGAGTAATGATATTGGTGTTTCGGCCGAACAAGCGAGCAAGGTTTACCAACAAATGGTCACGGATGTTGAAGAAGGCATCGATAAGATGAAGACATCTGCAGCGAGTGTACCCGTAATCATGGTTGGCGGCGGCAGTGCACTATTCCCAGATCATTTTGAAGGAGTAAGCCAAGTGGTTCGCCCTGAGCACTTTGAAGTAGCGAATGCCATTGGTGTTGCGCTGGGAGAAATATCAGGCCAGTTCGATAAGATCGTACCGATTGATCCAGCATCACGTGAAGAGACCTTAAAGGGCTTGGAGGAGCAATCAAAGCAACTGGCAATTGAAGCTGGCGCATGCAGCGATAATGTCGCGATCATTGAACGAAGCGAGATTCCATTAAGCTACCTACAAGGCAATATGGTTCACGTTAAGATCAAAGCAGCTGGGCATATCAAGATGGCTTAG
- a CDS encoding DUF917 domain-containing protein → MIITEQMIDDIALGATVLGTGGGGDPYSGALMAKVAIATAKHPVRMIPLEDVQDDWMTVPSSMIGAPTVAVEKLNSKDQMLIAFEAMEKALGTEVAATFPIEVGGFNSLIPILVAAQKNIPVIDCDAMGRAFPEAQMVTFFLDGLPSAPNTLADERGNVVTLYPIDGIWSEKFARPITEQMGGSAAMCDYPMNGKNLKRSALPATLTQAMKIGEAIRLANDNNQSGTQAVLDIVGGHTIISGKIVDIQRETDGGFATGGVVIEKLAQFEDTGVDNVFVQFQNELLLAHKGTSRADMNQDNLLASTPDLISILDHETGKPITTEQLRYGQRIDLIAYPCDPKWRTDKGIEIAGPGYFGYTVEYQTIEQLKSALKR, encoded by the coding sequence GTGATTATTACCGAACAAATGATTGATGATATCGCGCTTGGTGCGACGGTATTAGGTACTGGCGGCGGCGGTGACCCATACAGCGGTGCCTTGATGGCGAAAGTAGCCATTGCAACGGCAAAGCACCCTGTACGCATGATTCCTTTAGAAGACGTGCAAGACGATTGGATGACAGTGCCCTCTTCAATGATTGGCGCACCAACCGTCGCAGTAGAGAAACTCAATTCGAAAGATCAAATGTTGATTGCTTTCGAAGCGATGGAAAAAGCGCTCGGCACTGAAGTAGCGGCAACGTTTCCTATCGAAGTAGGCGGCTTCAATTCATTGATTCCAATTCTCGTTGCAGCGCAAAAGAACATTCCTGTGATCGATTGTGATGCGATGGGACGTGCGTTTCCAGAAGCTCAGATGGTGACCTTCTTTCTTGATGGTCTCCCTTCTGCACCGAACACATTGGCCGATGAGCGTGGCAATGTCGTCACGCTTTATCCGATTGACGGTATTTGGTCTGAAAAGTTTGCGAGGCCGATTACCGAACAGATGGGTGGCTCTGCAGCAATGTGCGATTACCCAATGAACGGTAAGAACCTAAAACGCAGTGCACTGCCTGCAACACTGACCCAAGCAATGAAGATTGGTGAAGCGATTAGACTGGCGAACGACAACAATCAAAGTGGCACACAGGCCGTGTTAGACATTGTCGGCGGCCATACCATCATCAGTGGCAAGATTGTTGATATACAACGTGAAACCGATGGTGGCTTTGCAACAGGCGGTGTCGTGATTGAAAAGCTGGCTCAGTTTGAAGATACCGGTGTCGATAACGTATTTGTACAGTTCCAAAACGAATTACTTCTCGCGCACAAAGGCACAAGTCGTGCAGACATGAACCAAGATAACCTGCTGGCATCAACACCGGATCTTATTTCGATCTTGGATCATGAAACCGGCAAGCCAATCACAACCGAACAACTTCGTTACGGGCAGCGCATCGACCTTATCGCCTACCCTTGCGACCCTAAATGGCGCACTGACAAAGGCATCGAAATCGCGGGCCCGGGTTACTTTGGCTACACAGTCGAGTATCAAACCATTGAACAACTAAAGTCTGCATTGAAGAGGTAG
- a CDS encoding cytosine permease, with translation MDGNMAAEAYVNKPEATHSHKKIDDFELEPVPEKAKRSWWVISLIWLAIGIDISGLFLGSILSSGIGFEDALLATFIGSGLLAIIAMLCANIGFQAGVSTPLVSSAVFGRNGGKILGFINGISLVGWFAFQADFFAFIMVDALAKYDIIISHLTALIGGSVLMMMTAIYGVRALGKLSTYSVPLMVTLITIGLFMAADYQGGTAPSIEDPLTLGQAISFVMSIWILAAVAAPDIARYAKTRRDAILGAGIGFLVGNSAIILIALILTKMTGTDDLVEVFFTLGLGMAAIIVLVFAQWTTNSSNLTSGGLCMSMVLPKIPRPVLVVIMTIVGIGIAQLGMVNKFTDFLMLLSVTIAPAAGVYIVQYYVLDSTKMSFENIQQVPAWMFKGLASWAFGTAFSACTAPEFFNLFSFTSISALDGILAAGVIYLALMKLSPSSDKE, from the coding sequence ATGGATGGCAATATGGCGGCAGAAGCTTACGTGAATAAACCCGAAGCAACACACAGCCACAAAAAGATAGATGACTTCGAATTGGAACCCGTACCCGAGAAGGCCAAACGATCTTGGTGGGTTATCAGCCTTATTTGGTTGGCTATCGGCATCGATATTTCGGGATTGTTTCTCGGCTCGATCCTAAGCAGCGGTATTGGTTTTGAAGATGCCCTGCTTGCCACGTTTATTGGTTCAGGGTTATTGGCGATCATCGCGATGCTGTGTGCCAACATTGGCTTTCAAGCTGGTGTCTCTACCCCGCTGGTGAGCAGCGCAGTATTTGGTCGTAACGGCGGTAAAATTCTTGGCTTCATCAACGGTATCTCATTAGTTGGTTGGTTCGCATTTCAGGCTGACTTCTTCGCTTTCATCATGGTCGATGCACTGGCGAAATACGACATCATAATTTCACACCTTACAGCTCTTATTGGCGGCAGTGTATTAATGATGATGACGGCTATCTATGGCGTTCGCGCTTTAGGTAAACTCAGTACCTATTCAGTGCCTTTGATGGTGACGCTGATTACCATCGGTTTGTTTATGGCCGCTGACTATCAAGGTGGCACAGCGCCATCGATTGAAGATCCTTTGACGCTTGGCCAAGCCATCTCTTTTGTTATGTCTATCTGGATTTTGGCAGCGGTTGCAGCACCTGATATTGCTCGCTACGCCAAAACGCGTCGTGATGCGATTCTAGGAGCGGGTATCGGTTTCCTCGTCGGCAACAGTGCCATCATTCTTATCGCGTTGATCTTGACCAAAATGACCGGCACCGACGATCTAGTAGAAGTCTTCTTCACCCTAGGTTTAGGCATGGCAGCTATCATCGTGCTGGTGTTCGCACAATGGACTACCAACAGTAGCAACCTGACCTCTGGCGGCTTATGCATGTCGATGGTTCTACCTAAGATTCCGCGCCCTGTTCTGGTTGTGATCATGACCATCGTCGGCATTGGCATTGCTCAACTCGGCATGGTGAACAAGTTTACCGACTTCTTAATGCTACTCAGCGTAACCATTGCGCCTGCTGCGGGTGTCTACATCGTTCAATATTATGTTTTAGATTCGACAAAAATGAGCTTTGAGAACATCCAACAAGTTCCAGCTTGGATGTTTAAAGGCTTGGCTTCTTGGGCATTTGGTACTGCATTCAGCGCTTGTACTGCACCAGAGTTTTTCAACCTATTTTCGTTCACCAGCATCTCGGCGTTAGACGGCATTCTTGCCGCTGGTGTGATTTACCTCGCCCTAATGAAGCTTTCTCCTTCAAGTGATAAGGAATAG
- a CDS encoding LysR family transcriptional regulator yields the protein MSGKVNSNNKLDKRDLRRLELFCEIVEQGGINQAVASTGISQPVLSNQLIALEKSLELTLCQRGRRGFKLTHEGEQVYKYANQLKSTLTDFAYKLRGVQTELSGHVRIGCLDNTVTLPYNPLPKAIETFYQRSNSVEVSVDVGDFTQLNEKLAKNQIDMMIVVLGSHQKSAFQHKYPLFEEHSYLYARKDLAEKIMDKDFSLEGCRINMGGYAKDEMFRLLNIEQYDSVKPFDGWHVESGVILTLAGTHLSFLPSHLIDRGHYDQALIPLQPEKWSLKSQFYVVLKQPVDSLSPAARAFFDELHQPEASASI from the coding sequence GTGAGTGGCAAAGTGAATTCAAACAATAAGTTAGATAAAAGAGACCTGCGAAGATTAGAGCTTTTTTGTGAAATTGTTGAGCAAGGTGGCATCAATCAGGCGGTCGCAAGCACTGGTATTAGCCAACCTGTGCTGAGTAATCAGCTTATTGCCTTGGAAAAAAGCTTAGAATTAACATTATGCCAACGTGGAAGAAGGGGTTTTAAGCTGACTCACGAAGGTGAGCAAGTGTATAAATATGCGAACCAACTAAAATCGACCTTAACCGACTTCGCTTATAAGTTACGTGGTGTACAGACAGAACTCTCTGGGCATGTGCGAATTGGATGCTTGGATAACACCGTCACTTTGCCCTATAACCCACTTCCTAAAGCGATCGAGACGTTTTACCAACGCAGTAACAGTGTTGAGGTGAGTGTTGATGTCGGCGATTTCACCCAGTTGAATGAGAAGTTAGCAAAGAACCAGATTGATATGATGATAGTGGTTCTAGGGTCACATCAAAAATCAGCGTTTCAACATAAATACCCACTGTTTGAAGAGCACAGTTATCTATATGCGCGCAAGGATCTGGCTGAGAAGATCATGGACAAGGATTTCTCATTGGAGGGCTGTCGTATCAACATGGGCGGCTATGCCAAAGATGAGATGTTCCGATTACTGAATATTGAGCAGTACGATTCCGTAAAGCCTTTTGATGGCTGGCATGTCGAGTCGGGTGTAATTTTAACCTTGGCCGGCACACACCTGAGTTTTTTACCGTCTCACTTAATCGACCGTGGCCATTATGACCAAGCCTTGATTCCGCTTCAGCCCGAGAAATGGAGCCTCAAGAGCCAGTTTTACGTGGTGTTGAAGCAACCTGTGGATTCCCTTTCTCCCGCCGCGCGTGCGTTTTTTGATGAGCTACACCAACCGGAAGCATCGGCTTCAATATAG